The window AATGCACTGAATAATGCACTTCTTGATGAACTCGATATTGCGTTGGACCAGATACTGGCCCATAAAGGGATCCGGGTTCTTATTTTAACAGGTACAGGAGATAAAGCTTTTGTAGCCGGTGCAGATATCTCAGAATTGACCCAGATGGATACGTTGGCAGCAAAATACTTCTCCCGCAAAGGCCAGAAAATATTTTCCAAAATTGAAGCCCTGCCCTTCCCGGCCATTGCCGCAGTAAACGGTTTTGCTTTAGGGGGAGGCAGTGAAGTGGCTCTGGCCTGCGATTTTATCTATGCCTCGGAAAAGGCAGTGTTTGGATTGCCTGAAATCAACCTGGGTCTTATTCCCGGTTTTGGTGGCACCCAAAGGCTGTCAAGGGTTGTGGGGAAAAACAGAGCCAAGGAGATGATTTTCACCGGAGGCAATATTACTGCTGACAAAGCCCTGGAATATGGTATGGTTAACCAGGTGTGCCCCCATGAATCGCTTATGGATGAGGTCAAGAAAACAGCCCAGCGCATTGCATCCAAAGGATGCGTTGCCTTGAGAGCTGCCAAAGAAGCCATCCAGGCCGGACTTGGCTGCGATCTTGAAACCGGATGCCTCATTGAAAATGACGCCTTTGCCGTTGTCCTGGCAAGCCCGGATGCCAAAGAAGGCACATCCGCATTTTTAGAAAAAAGAAAGCCTGAGTTCAAAGGCGAACTGAAATAACAGACATAGGCTGCCCTGACATATCAGCTGCCAGGTTCAGCCCACAACGAAGGAGAAAGATCTGTGTAGCTTACACAGATCTTTCATATAAAAATAGGAAGTTAAATTATGCCCATTTTTGACATTGACTATGAGACCATGCCCAGAGAAGGCTTGGAGGCGATCCAGCTTCGCCGTCTTCAAACCACCATTGAACGGATCTATGCCACGGTCCCTTTTTACAAAGAGACCTATGACAAGGCCGGCATCAAACCCTCTGACATAAAACGCCTGGATGACTTAAGACGCCTTCCCTTTACCACGAAACAGGATCTGAGGGACAATTATCCTTACCGTATGTTTGCGGTTCCCATGGAGCAGGTCATCCGCATACATGCATCTTCGGGGACCACGGGCAAACCAACGGTTGTCGGCTACACCAAGCGGGATATCAATACCTGGGCAGATCTGATGGCCAGAAGCATGGCCGCAGCCGGAGGCACCGCGGGAGATATCATCCACAATGCCTGGGGGTATGGTCTTTTTACAGGCGGCCTGGGGGCCCACTACGGGGCGGAACGATTAGGTGCATCTGTTATCCCGGTTTCCGGTGGGAATACCAAACGCCAGATTACCATCATGCAGGATTTCAAGCCCACGATTCTGTGCGGGACCCCCTCCTACATCCTCCACCTGGCGGAAGTGGCCCAGGAGATGGGTGTTGATTTTAAAGATCTGTCTTTTAAATCCGGTATTTTCGGTGCAGAGCCCTGGACTGAAAGAATGCGCCAGGAACTTGAAGCCAAACTCAATCTCAAGGCTGTGGATATTTACGGTCTGTCCGAAGTCATGGGACCTGGCGTATCTGTGGAATGCGTCGAGGAACAAAAAGGCCTTCATATTGCCGAAGATCATTTCATCGTGGAGATTGTCGATCCCAAGACCCTGGAACCGGTCCCCCCCGGAGATCCCGGTGAGATTGTATTCACAACCATCACCAAGGAAGCTTTCCCGGTCATCCGATACCGCACCAAGGACATCACCTCCTTGAATCCAGTGCCATGTACCTGCGGCAGAACCCATATACGCATGAACAAGCCCTCGGGCCGTACCGATGACATGCTTATTATCAGGGGCGTAAATGTATTCCCTTCCCAGATTGAAAGCGTTCTCATGGAAAGCCGGGAAATTGCCCCCCATTACCAGTTGGTGGTTGATAGAGTGGACAACCTGGATACGTTAACCGTAAAGGTTGAAATAGACGACACATTCTTCAGCGATGATATCAAGGGCCTTCAGGCCATGGAGGGTAAACTTTCCCACGATATCAAGGAACACTTGGGCGTATCTGCCAAGGTGGCCCTTGTGGAGCCTAAAACCATAGAAAGAAGCCAGGGAAAGGCTGTCAGGGTTATTGATAACCGCCAATTTTAAAAAAGGAGACTATTATGGCTGAACAGATATCCATATTTATAGAAAATAAAGAAGGTCGTCTTGCGGAAGTTACTGCCATTCTAAGGGATGCCGGAGTGAATATCCGGGCATTGTCCCTGGCAGACACCACTGATTTCGGCGTACTGCGCCTTATTGTCAATGATAATGAAAAAGCCACTTCGGCCTTGCGGGATCAAGGTTTCACCGTGGGCAAAACCCGTGTACTGGCCGTGGAGGTGAATGATGTTCCCGGTGGCCTGAACCAGGTCCTGGATCCCTTAAGTGAACAAAGCGTTAATGTGGAGTACATGTATGCATTTGCCAACCCCCAGTGCAAAAACGCCATCATGATTTTCCGTTTTGATGACCTTGAAAAGGCAAAAACGATTTTGGCCGAAAAGGGCATTAAGGTTATAGACAAAGAGGAAATCTCAAATTTATAATTTCTTTACAAAGTGTTGTTTGCTTTTAATTTGTGATATCTCAAACTTTTAGCCCCTTCTCCAGCTGCAGAGTGGGGAAGGGGCTAAAAGTTTATTCTTTCCTTTGAATTTGTCTATTTCAGAATATAAGAATTCAGAATATAAGAAACTGAAAATGATCTGCAACCCAATATAGTCTCATTTTTGTCCCAAAACACTACTTAAGAAGAGCCGATTCGTTTCCGGAGACTCGGCGAACCAAACTCCTGTAATCTTCTGAAGCCGTTGAGCCTGGTGCAAACTCAAAAATTGTTTTTCCAAAGGAAGGGGCTTCAGCCAGACTTTCATTATATCGAATGGGGACACACAATTGCTGGGGATACAGCTGCCTGAGCTGATCGTACAGCACCTTTGGCCCTTTTATCCGTAAGTCAAGAAATGTGGGCACAATGTATTTAAGTTGAACTTCGTTTCTGTACTTTTGAATGGCCGCAAGGCTTTTTATGAACTCGGAGAGCCCATGCAATGGCATGACTTCCAGAGCTACGGGCACGAGCACCTCGCTGGCATAAAAGAGGACATTAACAATCAGCTGATCCCACCCTGGAGATGTATCAATAATAATAAAGTCAAACTGGTTATCCAGGGGACTAAGCGCCTCAGATAAGGTAAATTCAGCACCAAAACTCTTCTTGTCAATAATTCGTTTAACCCCGGCCAGGGATTTACCACCGGAAATCAACCACAGGTTGTTCCGGGCCTCAATGAGACAGTCGGAAACCGACAGTTCCCGGGTGAGAAGTTCAGTCAAACCGGCCCCCGGCCTTTTTCCAAGAATATAGGAGGATTGCCCCTGGGTATCTGTATCCACCAACAGGACCTTGTAACCTGCCAGGGCAAGGCCTGCACTCAGATTCACGCTGGTTGTTGTTTTTCCTACCCCGCCCTTGCTAAGAGTAACACAAATTTTTCTGGCAAGAGATCCTGTCTGACGCTGGGTCTCAAGGGTTTCTTCTTCCAAGGACAAAAGAGAAGAAAGGGCCACTGGAAATTTAAATTTGCATGATTTGCAGGTCGCCATAATAGTTTTTTTACCGGCATCTGCAAAAGGCTTTAAAGCGTCGGGATCGACTTTATGATTTCTGGCACATCGGGGACAGGTAATAATCACTGGGCCTTCTCCTTTTGTAACTCGGCCATAATAGCATCTACCGCAATATTTGCCAGCTTGCGCATGGATATATGAGAGACCCCATCACCACCGACCTTTATCCTGATTTTGGCTTTTTGTTCCCATATTTCCACTGAGACATTACCTTTGGATGCAGTCCACGAGGAACTTGAGGGGTTTGAATCGAGTTCCTGCAAATCTGATTGAACTTCATCGGTACTGCCCCGGTAAATAAGGCAGTCCAGTTCCTTTGCTGAACCTTCATAGGCTTTGTCATCAGTGCCTAAAAGGCTGTCCATGACATTTTTTTTCTTAACCATTCACATGCCGCCATTCTGCCAAAAGGTTTTTATCTGACAAGTCTTTAACTTTCAAAGCGTTTACTTTAAGCTGCCCAAGGGCCTGTGCCAGTGCCTTTTTATTTTCAGCACTCATTCCCATCCATTTAAGTCCAAACTGAAAACTTCCCGAATCATGAACAGAGCAGTGGATCACTTTGGCACAGCCCCCCGCAAGATGGACTTCCCCTATCCTTAACTGGACATCATCAATAATCTGGCCTGATTCAAACTCAAGGCAGGAACTGACATTCACAGCAACACCGTTTGCAGACAGATTAGTGACTAGATATTCGCTTTCGCCAAAGCTCATCCAAATGTCATCGTTTAATGTGACCGGTACCCGAAACAAATCACGAGCTTTGCCGTTCTCGGTATTTTCTCCGGGTATCGACTGGAAATCTATGGAATTCTCACTCATTAGCTTTCCCCTGCGAATTGGTACGATTGATAAATTTTATTATATGAACGCCACGATAAATTGTAAAATATTTTTTATCCGTTGTTGCGGATTAAGCCGTAAGTTTTTAAAAACCAGGTCAATGTATAACATTTATTGAAGAGGCTTACTGCTTGGCAATAAACAATATCAGGTCGCAGGTATCCATGCAAGAAAAAACAAAAAGGGGGCGTCTTCATGAGAAGACACCCCCCTTTTTTTTCTTAAACGAATGTATCGTTAAACGACCGGGTATTAATGTCCGCCAAGTGAAGCAACAGCAGGACCGATTGCAGGATGAACAAACAGAAGGATCATCGCAACAACCAGAGCATAAATACACAGAGATTCGATCAAGGCAAGACCGATCAGCATGTTCACCTGGATCTTACCAGCTGCTTCGGGGTTTCTAGAGATACCAGCCATGGCACCATTCAAGCCAAGACCCTGTGCAATGCCGCAACCAAATGCAGCGACGCCAATTGCAAAAGCTGCTGCCCAGACACTACCAACAAGAAATTCCATGAGATTTACTCCTTTAATAATATAACGTGTTATAAACCAACGGGCTTCTTCCAAAATCCCGTAAAAAAAGCTTACTTTTGTATCAGTTCCTAATGGGCTTCTTCAATAGCGCCTGCGATGTACATGGTCGGCAGCAGGAAGAATACAATGGCCTGGATTAATGAGACCAGGATACCCATTGCCATTATTGGGCACGGTACCAGGAAAGGTCCGGCCAGCATCAGAAGGATGCCTACAACCAACTCATGACCCATCATATTACCGAAGAGACGTAAAGTCAGGGACAGTACCCGTGCCAGATGGCCGATAACTTCAATGATGAAGAAAAGAGGCATAAGTGCCGGAACGGGTCCCAGAAAATGTTTAATATATTTTACACCGTGTTTTTTTATACCAATCACATGACTCCATGTTACGACTGTGACGGCCAAAGCAACCGTGGTGTTAATGGAGGCTGTGGGAGGATAGAATCCAGGGAGCAGACCGAACAGGTTGCCCAAAAGAACAAACAGAAAAACAGTCAGGAGCAGAGGATAAGATTCTCTTCCTTCCTCTCCGGTGATACCCACCATAAATTCTTCAAGTCCGGAAATGATTACCTCAAAAACATTTTGGACGGTCTTAGGCACAAGGGCAACGCTTTTGCCGCCGATCCAGCCTAAAACTAAAAGAATAATCATTGCAAGCCACATGTAAGTGACATGAGGATGAGCACCTGCCCAATCTTCCAGACCAAACAAACCAAACAACGAAGTAAGAAATAGATATGGGTGTTCCACCTTAAAACGCCTCCCTGAATATAATCTTGGTTAATTCAATTGCCGCTGCTATAAACGTACTTGCCACTACAACGGAAAGGCCCGCCAAAAGCCCTGCCGGATGTACACTGTGATTTGAAATCAGCAGAAAAATAATCACTGCCGTCAATGCAAACCGCAAATAATATTTAACCAGAAGCGCACCGACCAGGGATTTCCCCTTTTCCAGCACCCGCTCCTGGTTGAAATTTTTTGTCACCGTATTTTTTAGAACATGAAAATTAATCGTCACAATCAGACCGCCCAGAAAAACACCGAGATACACCTTTGGAGAGGCCAGAATCAAGGCCGCAATACTTGAGCCCAGAAACAGGAACCAGTTGGTTCGAATTATAAAGTTTACTATTTTTTCAAGTTCTTCCATTAATACTTTTCCGCTTTTTTCCCGGCCCTGATAATGTTGCTGAACCCGGCCGCTATGCCCAACCCGAGTCCCAACAAAAGGAGGATGGGTTTTGTACCAAAAATATTATCCAGCCAGTATCCAAGTGCCAGTCCGATGACAATGGCCAGAGCCACGGATATTCCAAGACTTGCAAAATACCCCAACTCACGAAAAGTTTTTCCCTTATCATCTGCCATCTTTATTAACCTTTCACCGGCAGCGTGTTTGCCGGTCACCCGGCAGCCAGATCTTTAAATTATCATGTGAGCAAATATCATATGATCCAGATGAAGTCAACGTGAAAAAACAGTTTATACAATATCAAGGAATCCGTTGATATACGGCCCTTTAACCATTCCGATCACCCTTGCGGGAATGCCTTTTTTTTCCATGATATCCACACATTGCACAGCCTGATCCCGGGCCATAAAAAGCAAAAGCCCGCCGGATGTCTGGGGGTCGAACATTAAATCACTTCGCACCCGATCCGTTCCTTGTGCCACATGGATATGCGGGGCAAAAAAGGTTCTGTTTTTATGGGCACCGGCCGGCAGAAGGCCCATGGCGGCAAACTCCAACACCCCGTCCAGTAAGTCTATTTTTTCCGTATAAATTTCAATGCGCACCCCCGCACCTTTGGCCGCTTCGATCAGGTGCCCTCCCAGCCCAAAGCCTGTAACATCGGTACACGCATGGACATTAAAATTCATAGCGATCAGGGCGGCATTTTTGTTCAAGGTGGACATGGTGATTACGGCCTGTTTAACCTGATCTTGGGATACAAGCCCGCCTTTAAGGGCCGTGGATATAACACCGGTTCCAATGGGTTTGGTCAGAATGACGGCATCTCCCTGCCTTGCCCGGCTATTGGCCCAGACCCGGTCCGGATGCACGATGCCGGTTACGGAAAGTCCGTACTTGATTTCAGGATCATCTACGGAATGCCCCCCCACAAGGGTTGCGCCAGACTCTTTGATCTTATCAAGTCCTCCTTCAAGGATACGGGGCAGAATTCCGGCTTCAAGGTCACATGAAGGAAAGCACACAATATTCATGACTGTAATGGGTGTGCCCCCCATGGCGTAGACATCGGACAGTGAGTTGGCTGCAGCAATCTGGCCGAAATCATAGGGATCATCAGCCACAGGTGTTAAAAAATCAAGGGTTTGCACAATGGCGGTCTGATCGGACAAACGGAACACACCTGCATCATCCGGGTGTTCAAGCCCGATGATCAGATCCGGATGAGAAGGCACTTTGAGTTTTGACACGATTTTATCCAGGGCCCCTGGATCCAGTTTAGCAGCTCAACCGGCTGCTTTTACTGTACGGGTCAGAAAAACCTGTTCCTGTTTATCCATCATTCCTATCCCTATATTTCAGTGCAATCACTGCGGCAAAGCGTCCGGTGGTCTTGTTAGCTCTGAAAGAGTAAAACAGATCTGTTCGGCACCGGGTGCAAACCCCCATGGTTTCAATATGCTTATCCAACACATCGTTGGCCCTAAGCTGGTCCCTGGAAATCTGCCAGAAATCAAAATAGGGACGATCCCTGTCTTTATATTGCCACAAGGTGTTGGGAATTTCCTGCTCATAATTAATAAATTGGGCGCAACAGGGGCCAAGAGAGGGTGAAATACCTGCCCTGATGGTTTCAGGAGAACACCCAAACTCACGGATCATGGTGTTAATACAGCGCCCTATAATATCTGCCACACTACCCCGCCACCCGGCATGGACATTGGCGATCACCTCTTTTTGAGGGTCGTACAGCACCACGGCCTGGCAATCTGCCACCTGGATCACAAGCCCCATATCTTTAAGGTTTGTAACAGCACCATCTGCCTTAATGATTTTAGAAGGTGCGCCCCCCTGACCGTTAAAGACAGCATCAACCGCATCTTGTTCTGATTTTATCACCGCAATGTCTGTGCCGTGCACCTGATTTAAAAATATTGCCCGGGGCACCCCCAGGGACGACAGCATAGAGAGTCGGTTCCGGGCTACAATATCAGGGTCATCTCCAGTACTCAATCCCACATTCAGTCCTGAAAAGGGACCGGTACTGTACCCGCCGGCCCTTGAAAAGACACCATGAACCAGACCAGGAAAGGTGTTCATATGACCAAATGTCAACGGGTCAGGCACCGCCATAAAATCTTTGCCCAATACGCTCTATTATTTTTGATGTGGAGATATCTTCTTCAAAATCCACGCGCTCCACACGACCGCCACAATCTTTGACAAACCTGGCCCCAATGATTTTATCCTCGGGCCAGTCCGCCCCCTTGACCAGGACATCGGGAACAATACACCGGATCAAAATTTCAGGATCAGGAGCGTCAAACAGCACCACATGATCCACACAAGCCAGAGCGGCCACAACCCGGGCCCGCTGCTCCTGGCAGATCACCGGCCGAAGTTCGCCTTTGATCTGCCGTATGGAGACATCGGAGTTCAGACCCAGGACCAGTATATCTCCGAATGATTTTGCTTTTTCGAGGTAAGCCACATGACCGGCATGGAGTATGTCAAAACAACCGTTGGTAAACACAACGGTCCGTCCATGGATTTTATATTCTCGAAACAGACGGCACATCTCATCCAGTGTAACGACCTTATTGTCCATCTTAGCATCCTTAATTGTGTTTTCTGGATCATATGCCCTTTAATGCCTGATCATATCAGCGATCTGAAACGCCACCTCCAGACTTTGTTCAGCATTCAGCCGCGGGTCACATGTGGTATCATATCGACTGTGAAGCTCTTCACTGACAATATTTCTGGCTCCGCCTACACATTCGGTGACGTTTTTACCGGTCATTTCAAGGTGAACGCCTCCCGGAATTGTTCCCTCGGCCCAGCTGATTTCAAAGAACCGGGTGATCTCTTTTAAGATATCATTGAAATTCCGGGTTTTATGCCCCGATTCCGAGGTATAGGTATTGGCATGCATGGGGTCGCAGTTCCATACAATATTCCACCCCTCATTTTTAATTCCCCGAAGCAACGGTCCCAGCTTTTTTTCAATGTTATTACAACCCATCCGGGTGATCAGGGTCAATCTACCGGGTTCATTTTCCGGATTAAGAACTTCAATAAGTTTCTTAATATCATCAACATCATGATCCGGACCGATTTTAACCCCTATTGGATTGAGCACCCCCCTTAGGAATTCAACATGGGCGCCGTCTACCTGTCGGGTTCGTTCGCCAATCCAAAGCATATGTGCCGAGCAGTCATACCAGTCCCCTGTGGTGGAATCAATCCGGGTCAATGCCTCTTCATAAGGCAGTAAAAGGGCTTCGTGGGAGGTAAAAATCTGGGTCTGGTTAAGCTGGGAAATATCTGTGGGAACCCCGATTGTATTCATGAACTTGATGGCCTGGTCAATCTGTTTGGCCAGACGGTCATAGGATAGCCCCATGGGCGATTGGGCCACAAATTCCTGGTTCCAGGCCTGAACCCTGTGCAAAGCTGCGTATCCACCCCGGGTAAATGCCCGCAAAAGGTTCAGAGTGGAGGCCGCAAGATAATAGCCCTTAAGCATGAATTTAGGATTCGGAGTTCTCGCATTGATGGAAAATTCGCTTTTGTTTACCATATCCCCACGATAGGAGGGAAGCTCAACGCCATCTACAATTTCAGTATCTGACGAACGGGGTTTGGCAAACTGTCCGGCAATCCGTCCCACTTTTATGGCTGGTTTTCCACCGGCATAGGTCATAACAACGGCCATCTGCAGCAATACCTTCATGGTTTCCCTGATGGTTGGTGCCGTGACTTCGGAAAAATCCTCTGAACAATCACCGCCCTGGAGCAGAAAGGCCTCGCCTTTTGAGGCTTTGGCCAGCATCTCTTTTAATGTTCGGATTTCCCCTGCAAAAACCAGCGGCGGCAGCAACGCCAAATCCTGGGTAACTTTTTCCAACGCATTTTGATCCGGCCAGTTCGGTTGCTGAAGGGCCGTATAATTTTTCCAGCTTGATTTGGTCCATTCATTTTGACTTGTCATGTTTTGAATCGCCTTGCCCTTTTTATTAAGTTTTTTGTAGTACCAGTTTGAAAGTAATAGAAAAAACGGGCTGCTGACTCTATTATCAGCAGCCCGTTAAATTCAGGCAGTTTTATGTAACAAAATCAGGTTTTAACTAGAAAGCAATTTCCCAGCCGGCACCAAAGTACAGTCTTTCGTTTTGTCCAGAATCCATATCATCAATCATGCCGACTTCAGGAGTGATGGTCACCCCAGGTGCGACTGTAATGGGTGCCTGGATATAATAAGACTGACCTTCATCTTCACCATCACCAATTTCCTCTTTAATATACCCATAACCGGCTTCAACAGCAAACATTTCGGTGATAGTAAATTTTGCTCCAGCGGTGAACCCGATGCTGTCACAATCATCAGCAAGAGTTCCTACGCCTTGATAATTGGATGATGTAACTACGCCTAAAACGGCAACGTTCTGACCGTACATAAAAGTTCCAAAGACATTCACAGGGCCGAAATTCAGGCTGGCGCCGGCACCAATGCCATAACTATCGATATTTTCGTCATTCACACCAGCTTCAAAAGTTGCGTAACCACCAGCGAGTGTCACCTCACCCATATCAAACCCCAGGGTATAGCCAAGATGAATCGCGGGAACAACAACCTGAACATCTCCATAAGTTGCTTCATACTCATCTGTTGCCGGTGATAAGATAGCAATCTTGAAACCGCCAAAAGTCAGCATAATTTCAGGGCTTTCGTCAACATAAAAATCGCCGAATCCCCAAAGAGCGAGATCTTCAGCGTCGCCAGCAGCAAACTGGTTTGAATAATATATATTAATAGGAGTTTCAGCCTGACCAACCAACAAGGAGCCGGCACCAAAGTTCCATTCGCCATAAAGGACCTCAATACCTGCTGTGCCACCAGCACCATCAGCATCATACTCAAAACCGGCTGACAGTTCATCAGAAACCTTTACTTCAGCACCAATACAGGCATCCTGATAAAGACCTTCAACATACTGAAGATCGCCATCCTCACCGTCAATTACGTCATCTTGTTGCCAAACCGTAGTAACCCGGGCTGTCCCGTAAAAATTCCATTCAGCAGCATATGCAGAACCCGACATAAGGGCAAGAGCCGCAAGTGCCACAATTAATTTTTTCATCTTTATTCTCCTTTTAAACTTTTTTTACTGCCTGAAATATATGGAACCCAGCCCTCCTTTTAAAGGCTGGGAACCAAATTGAGTTTCTACTTAATGCGGTTTTTAAAATTTTGTCAATTCTTTTTTCAGAAACACAGCAGAGGATGTTTGACGCCATGGCTTGACAAAACGATCTAAACCAGCTTATTTGCTCTGCTATATCTCAAACAAAAAAACAGGTAGAACATAATCTTATGAATTTACACCACTGGTGGCTGGCCATTCGGCCCAAAACCCTTCCGGCAGCAGCCTGCCCGGTTGTTGTCGGC is drawn from uncultured Desulfobacter sp. and contains these coding sequences:
- the atpB gene encoding F0F1 ATP synthase subunit A; this translates as MEHPYLFLTSLFGLFGLEDWAGAHPHVTYMWLAMIILLVLGWIGGKSVALVPKTVQNVFEVIISGLEEFMVGITGEEGRESYPLLLTVFLFVLLGNLFGLLPGFYPPTASINTTVALAVTVVTWSHVIGIKKHGVKYIKHFLGPVPALMPLFFIIEVIGHLARVLSLTLRLFGNMMGHELVVGILLMLAGPFLVPCPIMAMGILVSLIQAIVFFLLPTMYIAGAIEEAH
- the selD gene encoding selenide, water dikinase SelD gives rise to the protein MDKQEQVFLTRTVKAAGUAAKLDPGALDKIVSKLKVPSHPDLIIGLEHPDDAGVFRLSDQTAIVQTLDFLTPVADDPYDFGQIAAANSLSDVYAMGGTPITVMNIVCFPSCDLEAGILPRILEGGLDKIKESGATLVGGHSVDDPEIKYGLSVTGIVHPDRVWANSRARQGDAVILTKPIGTGVISTALKGGLVSQDQVKQAVITMSTLNKNAALIAMNFNVHACTDVTGFGLGGHLIEAAKGAGVRIEIYTEKIDLLDGVLEFAAMGLLPAGAHKNRTFFAPHIHVAQGTDRVRSDLMFDPQTSGGLLLFMARDQAVQCVDIMEKKGIPARVIGMVKGPYINGFLDIV
- a CDS encoding ATP synthase F0 subunit C, whose translation is MEFLVGSVWAAAFAIGVAAFGCGIAQGLGLNGAMAGISRNPEAAGKIQVNMLIGLALIESLCIYALVVAMILLFVHPAIGPAVASLGGH
- a CDS encoding ACT domain-containing protein, coding for MAEQISIFIENKEGRLAEVTAILRDAGVNIRALSLADTTDFGVLRLIVNDNEKATSALRDQGFTVGKTRVLAVEVNDVPGGLNQVLDPLSEQSVNVEYMYAFANPQCKNAIMIFRFDDLEKAKTILAEKGIKVIDKEEISNL
- a CDS encoding porin translates to MKKLIVALAALALMSGSAYAAEWNFYGTARVTTVWQQDDVIDGEDGDLQYVEGLYQDACIGAEVKVSDELSAGFEYDADGAGGTAGIEVLYGEWNFGAGSLLVGQAETPINIYYSNQFAAGDAEDLALWGFGDFYVDESPEIMLTFGGFKIAILSPATDEYEATYGDVQVVVPAIHLGYTLGFDMGEVTLAGGYATFEAGVNDENIDSYGIGAGASLNFGPVNVFGTFMYGQNVAVLGVVTSSNYQGVGTLADDCDSIGFTAGAKFTITEMFAVEAGYGYIKEEIGDGEDEGQSYYIQAPITVAPGVTITPEVGMIDDMDSGQNERLYFGAGWEIAF
- a CDS encoding 3-deoxy-7-phosphoheptulonate synthase class II, which codes for MTSQNEWTKSSWKNYTALQQPNWPDQNALEKVTQDLALLPPLVFAGEIRTLKEMLAKASKGEAFLLQGGDCSEDFSEVTAPTIRETMKVLLQMAVVMTYAGGKPAIKVGRIAGQFAKPRSSDTEIVDGVELPSYRGDMVNKSEFSINARTPNPKFMLKGYYLAASTLNLLRAFTRGGYAALHRVQAWNQEFVAQSPMGLSYDRLAKQIDQAIKFMNTIGVPTDISQLNQTQIFTSHEALLLPYEEALTRIDSTTGDWYDCSAHMLWIGERTRQVDGAHVEFLRGVLNPIGVKIGPDHDVDDIKKLIEVLNPENEPGRLTLITRMGCNNIEKKLGPLLRGIKNEGWNIVWNCDPMHANTYTSESGHKTRNFNDILKEITRFFEISWAEGTIPGGVHLEMTGKNVTECVGGARNIVSEELHSRYDTTCDPRLNAEQSLEVAFQIADMIRH
- a CDS encoding enoyl-CoA hydratase-related protein; protein product: MSFENIILEIDSSIAIISFNRPKALNALNNALLDELDIALDQILAHKGIRVLILTGTGDKAFVAGADISELTQMDTLAAKYFSRKGQKIFSKIEALPFPAIAAVNGFALGGGSEVALACDFIYASEKAVFGLPEINLGLIPGFGGTQRLSRVVGKNRAKEMIFTGGNITADKALEYGMVNQVCPHESLMDEVKKTAQRIASKGCVALRAAKEAIQAGLGCDLETGCLIENDAFAVVLASPDAKEGTSAFLEKRKPEFKGELK
- the pgeF gene encoding peptidoglycan editing factor PgeF, with the translated sequence MAVPDPLTFGHMNTFPGLVHGVFSRAGGYSTGPFSGLNVGLSTGDDPDIVARNRLSMLSSLGVPRAIFLNQVHGTDIAVIKSEQDAVDAVFNGQGGAPSKIIKADGAVTNLKDMGLVIQVADCQAVVLYDPQKEVIANVHAGWRGSVADIIGRCINTMIREFGCSPETIRAGISPSLGPCCAQFINYEQEIPNTLWQYKDRDRPYFDFWQISRDQLRANDVLDKHIETMGVCTRCRTDLFYSFRANKTTGRFAAVIALKYRDRNDG
- a CDS encoding phenylacetate--CoA ligase, producing MPIFDIDYETMPREGLEAIQLRRLQTTIERIYATVPFYKETYDKAGIKPSDIKRLDDLRRLPFTTKQDLRDNYPYRMFAVPMEQVIRIHASSGTTGKPTVVGYTKRDINTWADLMARSMAAAGGTAGDIIHNAWGYGLFTGGLGAHYGAERLGASVIPVSGGNTKRQITIMQDFKPTILCGTPSYILHLAEVAQEMGVDFKDLSFKSGIFGAEPWTERMRQELEAKLNLKAVDIYGLSEVMGPGVSVECVEEQKGLHIAEDHFIVEIVDPKTLEPVPPGDPGEIVFTTITKEAFPVIRYRTKDITSLNPVPCTCGRTHIRMNKPSGRTDDMLIIRGVNVFPSQIESVLMESREIAPHYQLVVDRVDNLDTLTVKVEIDDTFFSDDIKGLQAMEGKLSHDIKEHLGVSAKVALVEPKTIERSQGKAVRVIDNRQF
- a CDS encoding AAA family ATPase; protein product: MIITCPRCARNHKVDPDALKPFADAGKKTIMATCKSCKFKFPVALSSLLSLEEETLETQRQTGSLARKICVTLSKGGVGKTTTSVNLSAGLALAGYKVLLVDTDTQGQSSYILGKRPGAGLTELLTRELSVSDCLIEARNNLWLISGGKSLAGVKRIIDKKSFGAEFTLSEALSPLDNQFDFIIIDTSPGWDQLIVNVLFYASEVLVPVALEVMPLHGLSEFIKSLAAIQKYRNEVQLKYIVPTFLDLRIKGPKVLYDQLRQLYPQQLCVPIRYNESLAEAPSFGKTIFEFAPGSTASEDYRSLVRRVSGNESALLK
- a CDS encoding ATP synthase subunit I, with translation MEELEKIVNFIIRTNWFLFLGSSIAALILASPKVYLGVFLGGLIVTINFHVLKNTVTKNFNQERVLEKGKSLVGALLVKYYLRFALTAVIIFLLISNHSVHPAGLLAGLSVVVASTFIAAAIELTKIIFREAF
- a CDS encoding AtpZ/AtpI family protein, translating into MADDKGKTFRELGYFASLGISVALAIVIGLALGYWLDNIFGTKPILLLLGLGLGIAAGFSNIIRAGKKAEKY
- the rfaE2 gene encoding D-glycero-beta-D-manno-heptose 1-phosphate adenylyltransferase — protein: MDNKVVTLDEMCRLFREYKIHGRTVVFTNGCFDILHAGHVAYLEKAKSFGDILVLGLNSDVSIRQIKGELRPVICQEQRARVVAALACVDHVVLFDAPDPEILIRCIVPDVLVKGADWPEDKIIGARFVKDCGGRVERVDFEEDISTSKIIERIGQRFYGGA